gctttcttcaaagcagacAAGACTCTTCAAGGGCTACAAAACCAGATGTTCTCTGTTTTCATGTTTTTCCTCGTTTTCATCACACTATCGCATCAATACCTTCCCCATTTCGTCGCTCAAAGGTCGTTATATGAAGCCCGTGAAAGACCATCTAAGACATTCTCATGGTTTGCTTTCATTTGTGCCCAAATTACCGGTGAGATCCCTTGGAATATCATTTGTGGTACTGCAGCCTTTTTTTGCTGGTACTATCCAATTGGCCTTTATCACAATGCCTCAGAAACAAACACTGTCCATGAAAGAGGAGCCACTATGTGGTTCACCATTGTTCTCTTCTACATTTACACCTCGTCAATGGCTCAGTTGTGTATCTCGTTCATTGAGTTAGCCGAAAATGCTGCAAACTTATCGATATTTTTATTCACAGCCTGTTTGAACTTTTGCGGTGTTTTGGTTCCTAAAGACAAAATGCCAAAGTTTTGGCTTTTTATGTATCGGTTTAACCCATTCACCTATTTGGTATCGGTCGTCCTATCAGTTGGACTTGCTCATTCCAGCGTCGAGTGTTCAGAAtctgaacttcttcacttccttcCTCCGCAAGGAATGCTGTGTGAGCAATATATGAAGCCCTACATGGCCAAAGCAGGTGGCTACTTGACAAAAGAACACAGTGTCAACGGTAGCTGTGTGTATTGTACTATGAAGGACACTGGgcctttcttgaagtctaTTAACGCAGATTACCATACTCGGTGGAGGGACATCGGAGTTTTCATTGCGTTCATAGTATTTGACCTCGTGTTGACTATTGGGTTCTACTGGCTCTCCAGAATCCCTAAAGGCAGTCgccagaaaaagaagtgaAGATTAAAAGTGCTAGACTCTACATCATATGAAACATACATATCTAATGCATTAATATAGAACAACAAACACGACTAGATCTGAGTACCGAGGACATGGGTATTGTGAGACGGCTGAGATGAATTGACTGTGATGCTGTTTTCCCTCATGACATCTAAGGATATCAAAATTAAAAGGCGCTTGAGAGATTTTGTAAAATACTGGAGGAAAATCTTTATTTCAATGCTCTCAAGTGAATCACTTGAGTTCAGCAAGATTGCCTTTCTAATTCCCAAGATTTGGACTTAGCATGGAGATACCTAATAAAACTCCAAGCAGATGCTGCAAGTCAAGAAAACCAAGGCCCGTCATGTCAGATCAGGAAGATACATAGGGTAAGTTTGAGTACAGTGGAAATCAGAATCGAGTCAGGTTGAATTGCGAAGAATTATAATTATCGTACATTCATGATACTACTATCAATGCGTTATACCTCTGTGCGCTTTCATACTAGATCCACTTGCAGCCGCTTTATTACTCACAAGACAATTAGGACACTCCGATAATATCCACACCACAcctccacaaaaaaaaagattgactaaaaaaaaaaaatcacttAAACAGAAGGGAAACTCCAATTAATTAAGtaaattttcaaaataaaCCGATTTTTTCCTTCGAGTAACCTTTTCCTTCCACTCTTGCTCCCATTGCCTTGTGCACTCcagcatcaccaacgaGCTACTACTGATAGATCAGCACCTACGTTCTTCTCCGGCTAATGCTTGCGTATCTACCGTTGCTCATACTCTCTGTGCCCATACAGCTCATAGTAGCACTACAATACCACGAGCATGCTGCGTTCACGCCACAGCATCTCAGAGAGCTTAAAAATCACACTAAAGAGCTTTTTCACCATGCATGGAATTCGTATATGAAGCATGGCTTCCCTGCTGACGAGGTCAGACCAATTACTTGCGAGCCATATGGTCCAGACTATGATGATCCCACGAATATGAGAAACGATGCAATGGCAAATGTGTCTCTGACCATGCTAGACAATCTAGATATGCTCTTTATTATGGAGGAGTGGGGGGAGCTAGAGAACGCGCTCAATTACTTGCAAGAGAATCATGCAACTTTGTTTGAACAAGATACAGTGGTCCAAGTGTTTGAGGCCCTGATCCGTTGGTTGGGAGGCCTCTTATCAACTCATTTGTTGCTCACTGATGTTCAGTGGCCCGATGAACCACGATACGCCGAGATCAGACGCATTTGTAAGAATTACGATGGCTTTTTGCTTATATTGGCGTATGATTTGGGCCTCAGGTTGATTCCAGCCTATCAGACAGATACGAATCTACCGTTTCCAAGGGTAAACCTCGCCAAAGGAGTAGACGCTGTGCCTGAGCATATGAACGAATTGACGTGCACTTCTGGCGCCACAACCCCGTATGTTGAGTTTGCCCTCCTTTCAAAACTAACAGGAGATATGCATTTCGAGAGGCTCACTGGTCTTTCATACTGGAAGATCTGGCACTCACGTTCTAGGCTAGGGCTACTATCGATGACGATGAACCCACTGAAGTCGGAATGGGTTGATTCCATCGGAGGTGTGGGTGCTCTGGTAGACTCATTTTATGAATATGCCGTGAAAGGTGCCATCATTTTCAACAGTGACTCTTTATGGCTGATTTTCACTAAAGCATACTTGGCACTTCTTACTCATCTGGCACAAAGCATAGGCATCCATGACTCTacactttttgcaaacgTGAATACTGGAAGTGGTGAAGTAGTCTCCACGTGGATTGACTCTCTTGGGGCGTTTTGGTCGGGTGTTCAGGTCCTTGCTGGCAGACTCACGGATGCCATCCTGAGTCACTTGATTTACTTAAAGATGTGGGATTACTTTGACTCAGTTCCCGAGAGATGGTGTTTTGTGAGTCCTTCTATGCACTTGGACCcgcttgaagagaaaatcGCTAATGCTATCAATCTTGAATGGTACCCATTGCGCCCTGAGTTCATTGAATCGACTTATTATTTATTCAGAGCAACGAAAGACCCGATGTACTTGCAGATTGGCCTTCGGATCCTCTCAGTTTTTGAAACAAGGTTCAAGACAGCTTGCGGTTTGGCTGGATACCAGGACATCCGCACGGGCCAACTACAGAACAGGATGGAATCATTTGTTATGGGCGAGCTGCTCAAATACCTATATTTACTATTTGACGAGGCAAATGAGATCTTCCTTCATCAGCCATTCAtgtccaagaagaactGGGTGTTCTCCACGGAAGCACATCCCCTTTGGTATACTCCTGAATTTGGCAGGCAATCTGCTCAGGAATTCAAGGAAAACCTTCGTGTTCTCCGCCAGAAGTCCACTTCCTCCAGAACACCGTCTTACAAGCGTTCTTTCATTAGAACTTTATGGCTGAAATTCGTTATTTCCGATAGAAAAATGATAGACACTTTGGCAGAGCCACCAATAGATAGAAACAACTCACTTATAGACTGGCAAAGACTTGGTATTACCCAAGTCAGGCCTGTGTTGGACTCATTCGATACGTGTGAGGTGAAACCAAGACAGCTCAAAACAAACAGGAATTCATTTTTGCAATCGGGCTACTACACATGGAAAAATCTATTTCTTCCCGATGCAAAGTACCCAACAACGCTTATTAGACCGAAGCACTTGCAAAAACATTCAAAGATCTTACCAAACCACTACGTCGAGCTCACTCCAGCATTTTACCACACATTCACAGCATTTGCACCCGAAGATAAACTTCGGCTCCATCTTCAGTGTGCACGAGAGGCCACCACTACAGAGTCAGATTGCGTCTTCAGTGAAGTTCAGAAGCCAGAGCAGCACGAGATGTACATAGTTACACAAGCGGAGCAGAATTCGAGATTTGCAGTCAACGATGTGGTGATCCCGACACTCACCGGACGATTTAAGTTGGAGGTGCTCAAGATCGGAGACATTGACTCGACTAACACGCTCATCACTAAGGATTACATTCGCAAAGCACGTCCCAACACCTGGGTTTCAAGAACGTCTGAAGTCTTGAGAGTGACTCGAGCCAACGGAGTGAAGGTGGGGAGATACCGGACGGTTTGGACTACCAAAGAAAGCGTTCAAGACAAAACAATGTTCAAAGTGTCCAAGGACGGGCGGATCTTCGTTCAAGGCCGGTACGTGGAGAACTTTAGGGTTATCTAAGGTGTCTcatgaatggctgcaagaTGGCAGATGTTTGATGGAATAAGTGCACCACCCCCCCCTCCCCGAAAATCAACCCTAATTAATGGAGCTAGTTGCTtagtttttcttttattttcatATTTCGAAGATGGTATCAGATTTCGGTACGTCCTGTTCAGCGTTGAAATTACCGTCCTTCATCGTCACAACTTCGTAAGTCAGGAGACGTCGAGACAATTTATACGAAGGTGGCAATTCCACAAGCGTCGCTGCCTCTCTAATCTTTCACAGACAAGTTTACCACGTTCTCATACTGCGAGTCCTTCAAATCTCCcaatttcatcatcattagtaatttgcaaccattgaCATTGACTGTTCGTTCTGACTGCATTTCGGCTGTTCGCGGCACAGTTCTGACTCAACCCACCGGCCGCTACCGGCGGGGAGCCCAAGATATAAAGGAACCATTCCACCACAAAAAATCATTTCTCACTGCACAATCTAAGGTATGTAAAAAATCAGACGATATAAAGGAATCGAAACGACAATGATTCAGGGATGGTGGGAGATTGGTGAAGCGATAGCAAGATGAGTGGATTGTGTctcttttttatttgatAGCgccttcaatttttttttttttttgtccaCCGCAAAATTCATCTTTCAACCACCATGAGCCTATCCACCAAATTGGCTCGCTTCACACTTTCCCCTTTTAGATTTTCCAAAACTAATATTTATAGACCTAGATTTTTTTCCACGCAACCAATAAGTATGACGCAGGCACCCTTGGACGCTTCGAAGTTGAAAATCACGAAAACAACTTCGCCAAAGGAGAAACTTCCAAACGATAAGTTGGTGTTTGGCCTGACTTTCACAGACCACATTTTGGAGATTGAGTGGACGAAAGAGAACGGATGGGCCGCTCCTGAAATCAACCCTTACCACAACTTTTCATTTGACCCATCGACAATCGTTTTCCACTATGGGTTCGAAGCTTTTGAGGGTTTGAAGGCATACAGGGACgagaacaacaaaatcagAATGTTCAGACCCGACATGAACATGAAGAGACTCAACAAGAGTGCAGAAAGAATTGTGTTGCCCACATTCGACGGGGAGGAGTTCGTCAAGTTGATCAGCAAGTTTGTAGAGTTGGATCAGGACTTCGTGCCCAAGGGTAAAGGCTACTCATTGTACTTAAGACCTACAATTATTGGTACCACGGCCACTTTGGGTGTTGCTGTGCCCGACAGAGCTCTCTTGTACGTGATCGCTTCTCCTGTGGGTCCTTACTACTCCACAGGCTTCAAGGCTGTCTCGTTGGAGGCCACTGATTACGCTGTGAGAGCTTGGCCAggtggtgttggtgacAAGAAATTGGGTGCGAACTATGCTCCATGCGTGAAGCCTCAATTGGAAGCTGCCAAGAAGGGTTACCAGCAGAACTTATGGTTGTTCGGCGAAGAGGGCTTCATCACCGAGGTCGGTACAATGAACGTGTTCTTTGTGTTCAAGGACCCATCCACTGGTAAGAATGAATTGGTGACTGCCCCATTGGACGGTACCATCTTGGAAGGTGTCACGAGAGACTCTGTGTTGGCATTGGCAAGAACCAGATTGCCTCAGGACAAGTGGTCAGTGTCTGAGAGAAAATTCACTATTCAGGAGGTGAAGGACAGAGCTGCTAAAGGTGAGTTGGTGGAAGCCTTCGGCTCTGGTACCGCCGCTGTGGTGTCTCCAATCAAGAACATTGGTTGGAGAGGCGAAGACATCAACGTGCCATTGGCTGCTGGTGAAGCCGGTGAGTTGACCGTCCAAGTGGCTGAGTGGCTCAGAAAGATTCAATACGGCGAAGAGGAATATGACAACTGGTCGAGAGTTGTTTGCTAAGTGAAATATATGCATCGTGAATCCCCCGTATTTGCTCTTACTGCTATGTATCTAGTCACGTCTTTATATAAACCAAGACATGGGCTCTAATGCGGACGTTCTATCTCTAATTTTTGGATCTCTTGTAGGATGTAGTCTCTCTCTTCGATCAGAGAGGGCGACGATGCGCTGCAGtcgaaatttttgaagaaatgctGAAAGTTGTCTTTATTTTTAGCAAGAATATCGATGATCTTCGGCGATTTCTTTGGCTTGGCCACGAAGAATTTGAATATGTGGAACCCTTCCATCTGAACGTTCTTCAGGTTATCGCTTAGGAGCATCATGACGATTTTGAGAGACTTGGCGTCGTCAAAATAAGTCATCAAAAACTGCATGTTCAGCTTCAGCTGTACCAACTCCCGTAGCAACTTAACGCTTTGTCTCTTCACCACATAATTGTCAGATCTTATGAGCTCGTTCATGTGCTCGATAAACATAACAGAATTGGCACTAAGGAACTCTCCtacaagcttcttgtggaCTGTGAGCAAAGAATTGAGCGTGATGAACACGTCTGTGGCCACCTCAAAGAGAGGCAGTTGGACGTACTTGAAAAAGCGCCAGAACAGTGTGTGGT
This region of Candidozyma auris chromosome 6, complete sequence genomic DNA includes:
- the BAT21 gene encoding alpha-1,2-mannosidase MNL1, which translates into the protein MLAYLPLLILSVPIQLIVALQYHEHAAFTPQHLRELKNHTKELFHHAWNSYMKHGFPADEVRPITCEPYGPDYDDPTNMRNDAMANVSSTMLDNLDMLFIMEEWGELENALNYLQENHATLFEQDTVVQVFEASIRWLGGLLSTHLLLTDVQWPDEPRYAEIRRICKNYDGFLLILAYDLGLRLIPAYQTDTNLPFPRVNLAKGVDAVPEHMNELTCTSGATTPYVEFALLSKLTGDMHFERLTGLSYWKIWHSRSRLGLLSMTMNPSKSEWVDSIGGVGASVDSFYEYAVKGAIIFNSDSLWSIFTKAYLALLTHSAQSIGIHDSTLFANVNTGSGEVVSTWIDSLGAFWSGVQVLAGRLTDAISSHLIYLKMWDYFDSVPERWCFVSPSMHLDPLEEKIANAINLEWYPLRPEFIESTYYLFRATKDPMYLQIGLRILSVFETRFKTACGLAGYQDIRTGQLQNRMESFVMGESLKYLYLLFDEANEIFLHQPFMSKKNWVFSTEAHPLWYTPEFGRQSAQEFKENLRVLRQKSTSSRTPSYKRSFIRTLWSKFVISDRKMIDTLAEPPIDRNNSLIDWQRLGITQVRPVLDSFDTCEVKPRQLKTNRNSFLQSGYYTWKNLFLPDAKYPTTLIRPKHLQKHSKILPNHYVELTPAFYHTFTAFAPEDKLRLHLQCAREATTTESDCVFSEVQKPEQHEMYIVTQAEQNSRFAVNDVVIPTLTGRFKLEVLKIGDIDSTNTLITKDYIRKARPNTWVSRTSEVLRVTRANGVKVGRYRTVWTTKESVQDKTMFKVSKDGRIFVQGRNHSTTKNHFSSHNLRPRFFSTQPISMTQAPLDASKLKITKTTSPKEKLPNDKLVFGSTFTDHILEIEWTKENGWAAPEINPYHNFSFDPSTIVFHYGFEAFEGLKAYRDENNKIRMFRPDMNMKRLNKSAERIVLPTFDGEEFVKLISKFVELDQDFVPKGKGYSLYLRPTIIGTTATLGVAVPDRALLYVIASPVGPYYSTGFKAVSLEATDYAVRAWPGGVGDKKLGANYAPCVKPQLEAAKKGYQQNLWLFGEEGFITEVGTMNVFFVFKDPSTGKNELVTAPLDGTILEGVTRDSVLALARTRLPQDKWSVSERKFTIQEVKDRAAKGELVEAFGSGTAAVVSPIKNIGWRGEDINVPLAAGEAGELTVQVAEWLRKIQYGEEEYDNWSRVVC
- the HYM1 gene encoding Hym1p yields the protein MAFLLKRNPKTPADLVRALNELICKWDFSADSKKYQDDSSRYLKQIKVILHGDEESDPQPDQISALAQEVHATNLLSHLVNNLRKLDFDSRKDVFILFSALLRRQIANDSPTVGYLLHHNDILVKLMKGPEFPDVALVCGQILRDCVKFEPINRFVLYHTSFWRFFKYVQSPLFEVATDVFITLNSLLTVHKKLVGEFLSANSVMFIEHMNELIRSDNYVVKRQSVKLLRELVQSKSNMQFLMTYFDDAKSLKIVMMLLSDNSKNVQMEGFHIFKFFVAKPKKSPKIIDILAKNKDNFQHFFKNFDCSASSPSSIEERDYILQEIQKLEIERPH